In a genomic window of Candidatus Thermoplasmatota archaeon:
- a CDS encoding Zn-ribbon containing protein has translation MAHQCLQCGKLYEAGSKDLLKGCQSCGGTRFFFTKEKISDDARASLMQKADRDLRSVVAELVAGGQKPDYDDPLWSRERWAQWVKVDKSGRLPTVAEYVTDVDKELSQAQAAAAPEAPAKPRVSIHAIADTVRETGNASALPGIADTVRETGNASAVKSDQLPSPPAAKAIDRT, from the coding sequence ATGGCCCACCAGTGCCTGCAGTGCGGCAAGCTGTACGAGGCGGGGAGCAAGGACCTCCTCAAGGGATGCCAAAGTTGCGGGGGGACGCGGTTCTTCTTCACGAAGGAGAAGATCTCCGACGACGCGCGCGCCTCGCTCATGCAGAAGGCCGACCGCGACCTTCGCTCGGTTGTGGCGGAGCTTGTCGCCGGCGGCCAGAAGCCCGACTACGACGATCCGCTGTGGTCGCGCGAGCGCTGGGCCCAGTGGGTCAAGGTCGACAAGAGCGGCCGGCTGCCCACCGTCGCCGAGTACGTGACGGACGTCGACAAGGAGCTCTCGCAAGCGCAGGCCGCCGCCGCCCCCGAGGCGCCCGCCAAGCCGCGCGTCTCCATCCACGCGATCGCGGACACCGTCCGCGAGACGGGGAACGCGTCAGCGCTCCCCGGAATCGCGGACACCGTCCGCGAGACGGGGAACGCCTCAGCGGTCAAGTCCGATCAATTGCCTTCGCCGCCGGCGGCGAAGGCAATTGATCGGACTTGA
- a CDS encoding DUF2073 domain-containing protein, protein MDVAIDLVSRKKLEDMSTAEKVRFIIDEVKRDKILVLEVGLEPAEEAKLIERTMAELDVDHFKGIEMESYRGEEKAATGAFTILNKFRKRNTATRAQMTVVGPANRLKTVKNDGRTIQAMIHVGGRKDT, encoded by the coding sequence ATGGACGTCGCGATCGACCTCGTCTCCCGGAAGAAGCTCGAGGACATGTCGACGGCCGAGAAGGTGCGCTTCATCATCGACGAGGTGAAGCGCGACAAGATCCTCGTGCTCGAGGTTGGCCTCGAGCCCGCCGAGGAGGCCAAGCTCATCGAGCGCACGATGGCCGAGCTCGACGTGGACCACTTCAAAGGGATCGAGATGGAGAGCTACCGCGGCGAGGAGAAGGCCGCGACGGGCGCCTTCACGATCCTCAACAAGTTCCGCAAGCGCAACACGGCCACCCGCGCGCAAATGACCGTCGTGGGGCCCGCCAACCGCCTGAAGACGGTGAAGAACGACGGGCGCACGATCCAGGCCATGATCCACGTGGGCGGACGAAAGGATACGTAG